A genomic stretch from Sinorhizobium terangae includes:
- a CDS encoding response regulator — protein MPKQVMIVEDNELNMKLFRDLIEASGYQTIQTRNGMEALELARKHRPDLILMDIQLPEVSGLEVTKWLKEDDELHVIPVIAVTAFAMKGDEERIRQGGCEAYVSKPISVPKFIETIKTYLGDA, from the coding sequence ATGCCCAAACAGGTGATGATTGTTGAGGACAACGAGCTGAATATGAAGCTCTTCCGCGACCTGATTGAGGCTTCTGGCTATCAGACGATCCAGACGCGCAACGGCATGGAGGCGCTCGAGCTTGCGCGCAAACACCGGCCCGACCTGATCCTGATGGATATCCAGTTGCCCGAGGTTTCCGGCCTGGAGGTCACCAAGTGGCTCAAGGAAGACGATGAGCTGCATGTCATTCCGGTCATTGCCGTAACCGCATTCGCCATGAAGGGCGATGAGGAGCGCATTCGCCAGGGCGGTTGCGAAGCCTATGTCTCCAAACCGATTTCGGTTCCGAAATTCATCGAAACAATCAAGACCTATCTGGGCGATGCCTGA
- a CDS encoding PleD family two-component system response regulator, translating to MTARILVVDDVPANVKLLEARLLAEYFDVLTAGDGQSALAICEKTPVDLVLLDIMMPGMDGFEVCERLKANSRTAHIPVVMVTALDQPSDRVRGLKAGADDFLTKPVNDLQLMSRVKSLVRLKNVSDELRLRAQTAHTIGLQDLARPDRPDEPGNILLVDARASSQERLLRALKPIADVSIISDPQAALFEAAESNFDLVIVNANFDDYDPLRLCSQLRSLERTRFIPILLVTEQGRDEMVVRALELGVTDYVMRPVDPNELVARTLTQIRRKHCNDRLRASVQQTIELAITDDLTGLHNRRYLDNHLKLLMDRAAARGRPLSICITDIDRFKHINDTYGHDAGDEVLREFANRVRATVRGADLACRFGGEEFVIVMPDTTPEMAAIVAERLRLMVESRAFAIPQADAVHPVTASLGISSLRADGDTPEALLKRADMALYQAKNNGRNRVVAAAA from the coding sequence ATGACAGCACGTATCCTCGTCGTCGATGACGTACCAGCCAACGTGAAGCTCCTCGAGGCGCGGCTGCTGGCTGAATATTTCGACGTCTTGACGGCCGGGGACGGGCAATCTGCGTTGGCGATCTGCGAAAAGACGCCCGTGGACCTGGTGCTGCTCGATATCATGATGCCAGGCATGGATGGTTTCGAGGTCTGCGAGAGGCTGAAGGCGAACAGCCGGACCGCGCATATTCCAGTGGTGATGGTGACGGCGCTCGATCAACCGTCCGATCGGGTACGTGGACTGAAGGCCGGTGCCGACGATTTCCTCACCAAACCGGTCAACGACCTGCAACTGATGTCGCGCGTCAAGAGCCTGGTGCGGTTGAAGAACGTCAGCGACGAATTGCGCCTTCGCGCGCAAACGGCGCACACGATCGGTCTGCAGGACCTTGCCCGCCCGGATCGCCCGGATGAGCCGGGTAACATTCTGCTGGTCGACGCGCGCGCCTCATCCCAGGAGCGGCTCCTGCGCGCCCTGAAACCGATCGCCGACGTGTCGATCATATCGGATCCTCAGGCTGCCTTGTTCGAGGCGGCCGAAAGCAACTTCGACCTGGTCATCGTCAACGCGAACTTTGACGACTACGATCCGCTGCGTTTGTGCTCGCAACTGCGTTCGCTGGAGCGCACGCGCTTCATACCGATCCTGCTGGTCACGGAGCAGGGACGCGACGAGATGGTCGTTCGGGCGCTCGAACTTGGCGTGACGGACTATGTCATGCGCCCCGTCGATCCCAATGAGCTGGTGGCTCGCACGCTGACGCAAATCCGCCGCAAGCACTGCAATGACCGGCTGCGGGCGAGCGTCCAGCAGACTATCGAACTGGCGATCACCGATGATCTCACGGGCCTGCACAATCGGCGTTACCTGGACAATCATCTGAAGCTGCTGATGGACCGCGCCGCTGCCCGCGGACGACCGCTCTCCATCTGCATTACCGATATCGACCGCTTCAAGCACATCAACGATACCTACGGCCATGATGCGGGCGACGAAGTGTTGCGCGAATTTGCCAACCGCGTGCGCGCGACGGTCCGGGGTGCGGATCTCGCGTGCCGGTTTGGTGGCGAGGAATTCGTGATCGTCATGCCCGACACTACCCCGGAAATGGCTGCAATCGTCGCCGAACGCCTTCGTCTGATGGTTGAGAGCCGAGCCTTCGCTATTCCCCAGGCTGATGCGGTTCATCCCGTCACGGCCTCGCTCGGCATCTCCAGCCTAAGGGCGGACGGCGATACGCCGGAAGCGTTGTTGAAGCGCGCCGACATGGCGCTCTATCAAGCCAAAAACAACGGGCGCAACAGGGTTGTCGCGGCGGCCGCCTAA
- the rpmG gene encoding 50S ribosomal protein L33 has translation MAKATTIKIKLLSTADTGFFYVTTKNSRTMTEKMTKTKYDPIAKKHVEFKETKIK, from the coding sequence ATGGCGAAAGCTACCACCATCAAGATCAAGCTGCTGTCGACAGCCGACACGGGTTTCTTCTACGTCACGACCAAGAACAGCCGTACGATGACGGAAAAGATGACGAAGACCAAATACGACCCGATCGCAAAGAAGCACGTCGAGTTCAAGGAAACGAAGATCAAGTAA
- a CDS encoding MFS transporter, giving the protein MSKPPSGTPAPVDEIHWLSLIAAVAAITAVGIAIGLGLPLLSIIMEKRGIPSTLIGFNSAMAGFASMAAAPFTTKFAHRHGVAQTMLLAILFAAVSALGFYYITNFWLWFPLRVVFHGAITVLFILSEFWINATAPPNRRGFVLGIYGTVLSLGFASGPLLFSILGSEGILPFAVGAGVILLASIPIFLARNESPVLDEKPELHFMRYVFLVPTATAAVFIFGAVESGGLSLFPIFGTRAGFTESQAALLLTVMGVGNFIFQIPLGMLSDQVKDRRTLLSAMTLIGLIGALCLPMLVESWALMALVLLFWGGCVSGLYTVGLSHLGSRLQGADLAAANAAFVFSYAVGTVAGPQVIGAAMDVTGNDGFAWAIAAFFGLYVALSVVRIVLKPKRP; this is encoded by the coding sequence ATGTCAAAGCCGCCGTCCGGTACGCCTGCACCGGTTGACGAAATTCACTGGCTTTCGCTGATTGCGGCCGTTGCTGCAATCACGGCGGTCGGCATTGCCATCGGCCTGGGGTTGCCGCTGCTCAGCATCATCATGGAGAAGCGCGGAATCCCCTCGACACTGATCGGGTTCAACTCGGCGATGGCCGGCTTCGCTTCCATGGCGGCAGCACCGTTCACGACGAAATTCGCGCACCGTCACGGCGTCGCCCAGACAATGCTCCTGGCGATACTTTTTGCGGCTGTGAGCGCGCTCGGGTTTTACTACATCACGAATTTCTGGCTGTGGTTTCCCTTGCGCGTCGTCTTTCACGGCGCGATTACCGTGCTTTTCATCCTCTCCGAATTCTGGATCAACGCAACGGCACCTCCCAACAGGCGCGGTTTCGTGCTCGGTATCTACGGCACCGTCCTTTCGCTCGGTTTTGCCAGCGGTCCCCTGCTCTTCTCGATCCTTGGCAGCGAAGGTATATTGCCCTTCGCCGTTGGCGCCGGCGTGATCTTGCTTGCGTCGATACCGATCTTTCTGGCGCGCAATGAAAGCCCCGTCCTCGACGAGAAGCCCGAGCTCCATTTCATGCGCTATGTGTTCCTCGTTCCCACGGCAACCGCCGCAGTGTTCATTTTCGGCGCCGTCGAATCGGGCGGTCTCTCGCTGTTCCCGATTTTCGGCACGCGGGCCGGCTTTACCGAATCGCAAGCTGCGCTGCTGCTGACCGTCATGGGAGTCGGGAACTTCATCTTCCAGATTCCGCTGGGCATGCTGTCCGACCAGGTGAAAGATCGCCGTACACTTCTCTCAGCGATGACGCTGATCGGCCTCATTGGCGCCCTCTGTCTCCCGATGCTGGTCGAAAGCTGGGCTCTGATGGCGCTCGTGCTGTTGTTCTGGGGCGGTTGCGTTTCCGGCCTCTACACGGTCGGCCTCAGCCATCTGGGTTCCCGCCTCCAGGGCGCCGATCTTGCAGCGGCCAATGCCGCCTTTGTTTTCTCCTACGCCGTCGGCACTGTTGCCGGCCCGCAGGTGATCGGCGCCGCAATGGACGTTACCGGCAACGACGGTTTTGCCTGGGCGATCGCGGCTTTCTTCGGGCTTTATGTTGCGCTTTCAGTGGTCCGGATCGTTTTGAAGCCAAAACGGCCTTGA
- a CDS encoding NUDIX hydrolase produces MTLERRSGSAASPQSGPPRGRPVRPRDAASIMVLDRSDARVRVLMGKRHSAHAFMPDVYVFPGGRRDPSDYRLAFAGDLDPAVLQSLKSVEGRPLTEARARALALAAVRELYEEAGVRVGKPIVEPSAALPFLPDLADLRYMARAITPPGHSRRFDTRFFAVFADEADIDASLILESRELQDLQWIDVNDLPPLRIPEITATILADLRSSLESDPSLPRERSVPFYFMRRGRFVRTLL; encoded by the coding sequence ATGACATTGGAGCGCCGTAGTGGCAGCGCAGCTTCGCCGCAATCCGGCCCCCCGAGAGGACGGCCCGTAAGGCCGCGGGACGCAGCTTCGATCATGGTCCTCGACCGGTCAGACGCGCGCGTTCGTGTGCTCATGGGAAAACGCCACAGCGCCCATGCCTTCATGCCCGACGTCTATGTCTTCCCCGGCGGCCGGCGCGATCCCTCCGACTATCGGCTGGCCTTTGCGGGCGATCTCGATCCGGCCGTTCTGCAATCGCTGAAGTCGGTCGAAGGGCGACCGCTGACCGAAGCCCGGGCGCGGGCGCTCGCTCTGGCCGCTGTGAGGGAGCTTTACGAGGAGGCCGGCGTCCGCGTCGGCAAGCCAATCGTCGAACCGAGTGCCGCACTTCCCTTCCTTCCCGATCTTGCAGACTTGCGCTATATGGCTCGGGCCATTACTCCTCCGGGACACTCGAGGCGGTTCGACACACGTTTCTTCGCGGTTTTCGCGGATGAGGCCGATATCGACGCCTCGCTGATTCTGGAAAGCCGGGAGCTTCAGGATTTGCAGTGGATCGATGTGAACGACCTTCCACCTCTCCGGATACCGGAGATCACCGCCACGATCCTTGCGGACCTGAGGAGCAGCCTCGAATCGGATCCCTCCCTTCCTCGTGAAAGGTCAGTGCCGTTTTACTTCATGCGCCGTGGGCGCTTTGTCCGCACGCTCCTCTAA
- a CDS encoding DUF983 domain-containing protein → MKTAAIEKLQLGGAEDGERAVTRSIKRGFLGRCPACGEARLFRAFIKSVDACAACGERMDHHRADDFPPYIVVTIVGHAVLAGYMMTDLVFPLSTWQHLAIWAPVTLASSVALLQPVKGAVIGLQWALRMHGFGGKEDTPEDILPPRDASA, encoded by the coding sequence ATGAAGACAGCGGCCATCGAAAAGCTCCAGCTTGGGGGAGCGGAGGACGGGGAGCGTGCCGTCACGCGCTCGATCAAGCGCGGTTTCCTCGGCCGGTGCCCTGCCTGTGGCGAAGCGCGCCTTTTCCGGGCCTTCATCAAGTCCGTCGATGCCTGTGCTGCGTGCGGCGAGCGCATGGATCACCATCGCGCCGACGACTTCCCGCCCTATATCGTCGTGACGATCGTCGGCCATGCCGTGCTCGCCGGCTACATGATGACCGACCTCGTGTTCCCGCTTTCGACCTGGCAGCATCTGGCGATTTGGGCGCCAGTCACGCTTGCGAGTTCCGTTGCGCTGCTGCAGCCGGTCAAGGGTGCCGTCATTGGACTGCAGTGGGCTCTCAGGATGCATGGTTTCGGCGGCAAGGAAGATACCCCGGAAGACATCCTTCCGCCGCGAGACGCCTCGGCATGA
- the rnr gene encoding ribonuclease R yields the protein MTRIPRDPTERPGKGANKKNGRAAKAAPAAERETIIHGAVPPRDVLMRFIAENPQEASKREIAKAFGLKGEARVELKALLRSLEEDGLVEKKRKSLVRPGGLPPVTVLDITIRDIDGELIGRPAEWLDDDGVAPAVLIKQSAVGKAKGKAPVGGLGDRVLAKIFPSKDRGGPAYTARIIKVLDKRKDAVLGVFRPTPGGGGRLMPIDKRGEEILVDPEFTGSAKDGDLVEVHLARLGRYGLPRAQVQNVIGSVASEKAISMIAIHAHGIPYVFSERVLNEAQAARPATMEHREDWRSLPLITIDPTDAKDHDDAVYAEPDPSPDNPGGVIVTVAIADVSWYVQPKSALDLEALKRGNSVYFPDRVVPMLPERISNDLCSLKEGVDRPALAVRMRFSKEGRKAGHTFHRIMMRSAAKLSYNQAQAAIDGAPDDKTGPILETILKPLWEAYRILTRGRDRRQPLELNMPERKIILKPDGTVDRVFVPERLDAHKLIEEMMIQANVAAAETLEQKRQALIYRIHDQPSLAKQETLREFLATLDISLVKGGNMRSNHFNGVLSKAEGKPYETMVNEMVLRSQSQAIYSPENIGHFGLNLMKYAHFTSPIRRYADLVVHRALVTALGLGAGGTTPQEEGALDDIAAEISTFERRAMAAERDTIDRLIAHHLNGRIGEEFDGRVSGVTKAGLFVTLPAYGADGFVPISTLGRDYYIYDEAHQALSGEKSGLGYRLGDPVRVKLEEAVPLAGALRFEMLSEGRKMPTATRSFHKAGRRDRSGARKRPGTRPPRGRR from the coding sequence TTGACCAGAATCCCGCGCGACCCGACGGAACGGCCCGGAAAGGGCGCAAACAAGAAGAACGGCCGCGCGGCCAAGGCGGCACCTGCCGCCGAAAGGGAGACGATCATTCATGGCGCGGTTCCGCCGCGCGATGTGCTGATGCGCTTCATCGCAGAGAACCCGCAGGAGGCCTCCAAGCGGGAAATCGCCAAGGCCTTCGGCCTGAAGGGAGAGGCACGCGTCGAACTGAAGGCACTGCTGCGCTCGCTGGAAGAGGATGGACTGGTCGAGAAGAAACGCAAATCGCTCGTCCGCCCGGGCGGTCTGCCGCCCGTCACCGTTCTCGATATCACGATACGCGACATCGATGGCGAATTGATCGGCCGGCCGGCGGAATGGCTGGATGACGACGGCGTCGCGCCCGCCGTCCTTATCAAGCAATCCGCTGTCGGCAAGGCAAAGGGCAAGGCGCCCGTCGGCGGTCTCGGCGACCGGGTACTGGCGAAGATATTTCCCTCGAAGGACCGCGGCGGCCCCGCCTATACCGCGCGCATCATCAAGGTCCTCGACAAGCGCAAGGATGCCGTGCTCGGCGTCTTTCGCCCCACTCCCGGCGGCGGCGGGCGGCTGATGCCGATCGACAAGCGCGGCGAAGAAATCCTGGTCGATCCGGAATTCACCGGCAGCGCCAAGGACGGCGATCTTGTGGAGGTGCATCTTGCCCGCCTTGGGCGGTATGGCCTGCCGCGCGCCCAGGTGCAGAACGTCATCGGCTCCGTTGCGTCGGAGAAGGCGATCTCGATGATCGCCATTCATGCGCATGGAATTCCCTACGTCTTTTCCGAGCGGGTGCTGAACGAGGCACAGGCAGCACGTCCGGCGACGATGGAACACCGCGAAGACTGGCGCTCGCTGCCGCTCATCACCATCGATCCGACCGATGCCAAGGACCATGACGACGCCGTCTACGCGGAGCCGGACCCCTCGCCCGACAATCCAGGCGGCGTGATCGTCACCGTCGCGATTGCTGACGTCTCCTGGTATGTGCAGCCGAAGTCCGCTCTCGACCTCGAAGCGTTGAAGCGCGGAAACTCCGTCTATTTCCCCGACCGTGTCGTGCCGATGCTGCCCGAGCGCATTTCCAACGATCTCTGCTCCTTGAAGGAAGGTGTCGACCGTCCTGCGCTTGCTGTCCGGATGCGCTTTTCGAAAGAGGGTCGCAAGGCCGGACACACGTTCCACCGCATCATGATGCGCAGCGCCGCCAAGCTTTCCTACAACCAGGCCCAGGCCGCGATCGACGGGGCGCCGGACGACAAGACCGGCCCAATCCTGGAAACGATCCTCAAGCCGCTCTGGGAGGCGTACCGCATACTCACGCGCGGACGCGACCGGCGTCAGCCGCTCGAGCTCAACATGCCGGAGCGCAAGATCATCCTGAAGCCCGACGGCACCGTGGACCGCGTCTTCGTGCCGGAACGCCTCGACGCGCATAAGCTGATCGAGGAAATGATGATCCAGGCGAATGTCGCCGCGGCAGAGACGCTGGAACAGAAGCGGCAGGCGCTCATCTATCGCATTCACGATCAGCCGTCGCTTGCAAAACAGGAGACGCTTCGCGAATTCCTCGCGACGCTCGACATCTCGCTCGTCAAGGGCGGCAACATGCGTTCGAACCACTTCAACGGGGTTCTCTCCAAGGCAGAGGGCAAACCTTACGAGACGATGGTCAACGAAATGGTGCTGCGCTCGCAAAGCCAGGCGATCTACAGCCCTGAAAATATCGGGCATTTCGGCTTGAACCTGATGAAGTATGCCCACTTCACCTCCCCTATCCGACGCTATGCCGATCTGGTCGTCCATCGCGCCCTGGTCACCGCGCTCGGCCTCGGCGCGGGCGGGACGACGCCGCAGGAGGAAGGTGCGCTCGACGATATCGCCGCCGAGATTTCCACCTTCGAGCGGCGGGCGATGGCGGCCGAGCGCGATACGATCGACCGGTTGATCGCGCATCACCTGAACGGGCGCATCGGCGAGGAGTTCGACGGTCGCGTCTCAGGCGTCACCAAGGCGGGACTTTTTGTCACCCTGCCTGCCTATGGTGCCGACGGCTTTGTCCCTATATCTACGCTCGGACGCGACTATTACATCTATGACGAGGCCCATCAGGCACTGTCAGGCGAAAAATCCGGACTTGGCTATCGTCTCGGAGATCCGGTGCGCGTCAAACTGGAGGAGGCCGTGCCGCTCGCCGGTGCGCTCCGCTTCGAGATGCTGAGCGAAGGGCGAAAGATGCCGACCGCAACACGCTCCTTCCACAAGGCCGGCCGCCGCGATCGGTCCGGTGCGCGCAAGCGACCTGGAACGCGGCCGCCGCGAGGCAGGAGATAG
- the topA gene encoding type I DNA topoisomerase has product MNVVVVESPSKAKTINKYLGPGYKVLASFGHVRDLPAKDGSVRPDEDFEMSWEVDGASAKRMKDIADAVKSSDGLILATDPDREGEAISWHVLDLLKKKKVIGDKPVRRVVFNAITKKAVLDAMAEPRDIDISLVDAYLARRALDYLVGFNLSPVLWRKLPGARSAGRVQSVALRLVCDREAEIERFVTEEYWNISALLKTPRGDEFEARLVSADGKRLQSKAIGNGEEANRLKTLLDGASYVVESVEAKPVKRNPAPPFTTSTLQQAASSKLGFSASRTMQVAQKLYEGVDIGGETVGLITYMRTDGVQMAPEAIDAARRAITSQFGERYRPEKPRFYSTKAKNAQEAHEAIRPTDFNRVPDQVRRFLDGDMLKLYDLIWKRGIASQMASAEIERTTAEIIADNAGKKAGLRATGSVIRFDGFIAAYTDMKEDGEQADDGDEDGRLPEINARENLAKQKINATQHFTEPPPRYSEATLIKKMEELGIGRPSTYAATVTTLLDRDYVTTDKRKLVPQAKGRLVTAFLESFFTRYVEYDFTASLEEKLDQISAGDLNWKDVLREFWRDFFSQIEDTKELRVTNVLDALNEELAPLVFPKREDGSDPRICQVCGTGKLSLKLGKYGAFVGCSNYPECNYTRQLSSESNGDAEASVSSEPMSLGKDPHTGEEITLRSGRFGPYVQRGEGKDAKRSSLPKGWTPASIDHEKAIALLSLPRDIGAHPETGKMISTGLGRYGPFVLHNGTYANLDSIEDVFSIGLNRAVSVLADKQSKGANGSRGRTAAAALKELGEHPDGGPITVRDGRFGPYVNWGKVNATLPKGKDPQTVTVEEALALIAERAAKGGTTKGKATKAKSTTTKTAKTASNGAVKTAKPKTAAKAKPKTAAKAKKD; this is encoded by the coding sequence ATGAATGTTGTAGTGGTGGAATCGCCTTCCAAGGCCAAGACGATCAACAAGTACCTGGGTCCCGGCTACAAGGTGCTTGCTTCGTTCGGCCACGTGCGGGACTTGCCGGCCAAGGATGGGTCGGTGCGCCCGGACGAAGACTTCGAGATGTCCTGGGAGGTTGACGGCGCTTCAGCGAAACGTATGAAGGATATCGCCGACGCCGTGAAATCGTCGGACGGCCTGATTCTCGCAACCGACCCGGATCGCGAGGGCGAGGCAATCTCCTGGCATGTGCTAGACCTTCTCAAGAAGAAGAAGGTCATCGGCGACAAGCCGGTCAGGCGCGTTGTCTTCAACGCGATCACGAAAAAGGCCGTGCTCGATGCAATGGCCGAGCCGCGCGATATCGATATCTCGCTGGTCGACGCCTATCTCGCCAGACGGGCGCTTGACTATCTCGTCGGGTTCAACCTGTCCCCGGTCCTTTGGCGCAAGTTGCCGGGCGCGCGTTCGGCCGGCCGTGTGCAGTCCGTGGCGCTGCGCCTCGTCTGCGATCGCGAAGCGGAAATCGAACGTTTTGTCACCGAGGAATACTGGAATATCTCTGCGCTCCTGAAGACGCCGCGCGGCGACGAGTTCGAAGCGCGCCTCGTCTCGGCCGACGGCAAGCGGCTGCAGTCGAAAGCGATCGGCAATGGCGAAGAGGCCAATCGGCTGAAGACCCTGCTCGATGGCGCGAGCTATGTGGTCGAAAGCGTCGAGGCAAAGCCGGTCAAGCGCAATCCGGCACCGCCCTTCACCACCTCGACGCTGCAACAGGCTGCCTCTTCCAAGCTCGGGTTCTCCGCCTCGCGTACTATGCAGGTTGCCCAGAAGCTCTACGAGGGTGTCGATATCGGCGGCGAGACCGTTGGTCTCATCACCTATATGCGTACAGACGGCGTGCAGATGGCGCCCGAGGCGATCGACGCTGCGCGCCGGGCAATCACCAGCCAGTTCGGTGAACGCTACCGGCCGGAAAAGCCGCGCTTCTACTCCACCAAGGCGAAAAACGCCCAGGAAGCGCACGAGGCCATCCGACCGACGGATTTCAACCGTGTGCCCGACCAGGTGCGCCGCTTCCTCGACGGCGATATGCTCAAGCTTTACGATCTCATCTGGAAGCGCGGCATCGCGAGCCAGATGGCTTCGGCCGAAATCGAACGGACGACCGCCGAGATCATCGCCGACAACGCCGGCAAGAAGGCGGGCCTCAGGGCCACCGGCTCCGTGATCCGTTTCGACGGCTTCATCGCGGCCTATACCGACATGAAAGAAGACGGTGAGCAGGCCGACGACGGCGACGAGGACGGTCGGCTGCCGGAGATCAACGCGCGGGAGAACCTCGCCAAGCAGAAGATCAACGCCACCCAGCACTTCACCGAACCGCCGCCGCGCTATTCGGAAGCGACGCTGATCAAGAAGATGGAAGAACTCGGCATCGGCCGTCCTTCGACCTATGCCGCAACAGTCACGACGCTCCTCGACCGGGACTATGTGACCACCGACAAGCGCAAGCTGGTACCCCAGGCCAAGGGCCGCCTTGTAACGGCCTTCCTGGAGAGCTTCTTCACGCGCTATGTGGAGTATGACTTCACCGCGTCTCTGGAGGAGAAGCTCGATCAGATTTCCGCCGGCGACCTCAACTGGAAGGACGTCCTGCGCGAGTTCTGGAGGGATTTCTTCTCCCAGATCGAAGATACCAAGGAACTGCGCGTCACCAACGTCCTCGATGCCCTCAACGAGGAGCTGGCGCCGCTCGTTTTCCCGAAACGTGAGGACGGCAGCGATCCGCGCATTTGCCAGGTCTGCGGGACCGGAAAACTCTCGCTGAAGCTCGGGAAATACGGTGCGTTTGTCGGCTGCTCCAACTACCCGGAGTGCAACTACACGCGCCAGCTTTCCTCCGAAAGCAATGGCGATGCGGAAGCGTCGGTATCGAGCGAGCCGATGAGCCTCGGCAAGGATCCGCATACCGGCGAGGAAATCACGCTGCGCAGCGGGCGGTTTGGTCCCTATGTCCAGCGCGGCGAAGGTAAGGACGCAAAGCGCTCCAGCCTGCCGAAAGGCTGGACGCCGGCATCGATCGACCATGAAAAGGCGATTGCACTGCTGTCGCTGCCGCGCGACATCGGCGCGCATCCGGAAACCGGCAAGATGATCTCCACCGGTCTCGGGCGCTACGGACCCTTCGTGCTGCACAACGGCACCTACGCCAATCTGGATTCGATCGAGGATGTCTTTTCGATCGGGCTCAACCGCGCGGTTTCGGTGCTCGCGGACAAGCAGTCGAAGGGCGCCAACGGCTCCCGCGGACGTACTGCCGCGGCCGCGCTCAAGGAACTCGGAGAACACCCGGACGGCGGCCCGATCACGGTGCGCGACGGGCGGTTCGGTCCCTATGTAAACTGGGGCAAGGTCAATGCCACGTTGCCGAAGGGCAAGGATCCGCAAACCGTGACCGTCGAAGAAGCGCTGGCGCTCATTGCCGAACGAGCCGCCAAGGGCGGCACGACGAAGGGCAAGGCGACCAAAGCCAAGTCAACGACGACAAAGACCGCCAAGACTGCCTCGAACGGCGCGGTAAAGACTGCCAAGCCGAAGACCGCCGCCAAGGCGAAACCGAAAACGGCCGCGAAGGCCAAGAAGGACTGA